The following DNA comes from Nocardioides sp. JQ2195.
AGCTGTGGCCGGCGCTGGTCGCCGAGTGCCGGGCTGCCGAACTGCGCGGCACCCTCCGGATCACCGGCATCTGGTCGCACCTGGCCTGCGCCGACGAGCCCGACCACCCGGCCAACGACAGCCAGGAGAAGGTCTTCCTGGAGGCACTGGACGTGGCCCGGCAGGCCGGCCTGCGGCCCGAGGTGCGCCACCTGGCCAACAGTGCCGCGACCGTGCTGCGACCGAGCGTCCGCTTCGACATGGTGCGCTGCGGGATCGCCACCTACGGGCTCGACCCCGCCCCCGGCGTCACTCGCGATCTCGGCCTGGTGCCGGCGATGACGGTCCGGGCGCCGTTGGCGATGGTGAAGTCGGCTCCGGCTGGCACCTCCGTCTCCTACGGCCACACGTGGACGGCCGACGTGGACACCCGGCTCGGCCTGGTGCCGGTCGGCTACGCGGAGGGCCTGCCGCGGGTGGCCGCCAACAAGGTCGAGGTCTGGCTGAACGGGAAGCGACGTCCCGAGCGCGGGATCATCTGCATGGACCAGTTCATGATCGACCTGGGTGACGACGAGGCCCACGAGGGTGACCTCGTCGAGATCTTCGGCACCGGCCACGACGGTGCTCCGACGGCGCTGGACTGGGCCCGGGCGGCCGGCACCATCAACTACGAGGTCGTCACCCGGATCGGTGGGCGCCTGCACCGGGTGCACGTCGACAGCGAGAGGGGTCGCGGGTGAGCGTGGGGCGACGCATCTTCCGGGTCTCCGCCGGAGCGGCCGGCCTGCTGGCCGGAGCCGCCGTGGCCGGCACTGCCGTCCAGGCGGTCCGTCGGCGCCGCATCATCGCCAGGCGCGGGGCAGGCGACGCGATCGCTCTCGGCTCGCTGCACTCGGACCCGGTCACGGTGGTGGCAGACGACGGGGTGCCGCTGCACGTCGAGATCGACGAGTACGCCGCACCCACGGGCACCCACCGCGACATGGAGTCCGACGCCGAGCAGCTCACCCTGGTGTTCGTCCACGGGTATGCCCTCAGCCTCGACTGCTGGCACTTCCAACGCGCCGGCTATCGCGAGCTGGTCCGTGCGGTCTACTACGACCAGCGCTCGCACGGCCGGTCGGGCCGTTCCTCGGCGAAGAACGCGACCATCGAGCAGCTGGGTGAGGACCTGCTCCAGGTCATGGACCAGGTGGTCCCCGAGGGTCGGGTCGTGCTGGTCGGGCACTCGATGGGTGGCATGTCGATCGTGGCACTGGCCGAGGCCCACCCCGAGCTCTTCGGCGACCGGATCGCCGGCGTCGCGCTGATCTCCACCACCGCCGGGGGCCTCAAGCCGCACCGCATCCTGCTGCCGCTCATGCCGCGAGCCCTCGGCGGGCTCGGCGGACAGGCCACCACCCGGCTGATCGCCGCACTGGCCCGCGGCGCGCGCGTGGTCGACGGCGTACGCCGACTCGGCAAGGACTTCGCCGTGGTCGCCACGGACAGGTTCGCCTTCGGCAGCGACGTCCCGGGGGACTACGTGACGTTCGTCGACGAGATGCTCTCGGCGACGCCGTTCGAGGTGCTCGCGGAGTTCTTCCCGAGCTTCGACGCGCTCGACAAGTTCGCCGTGATGGCCGCCTTCGAGCGGATCCCGCTGTCGATCATCTGCGGCACCGCCGACAAGCTGACCTCCGTCGGCCACAGCCGCAAGATGCACACGCTGCTGCCGAACTCTCGCCTGGTGGAGCTCGAGGACGCCGGGCACATGGTGATCATGGAACGACACGTGCAGGTCAACGCGGCACTCGACGAGCTGCTCGCCGAGGCGGCAGAGCACGAACGGAACGGGGAGCCGTGAACCCACGGCAGGTCCGCGTCGTCGACGAGGCGGCGGCCGCGGACGTCCACTCCGTCGTCCGCGCCGCCTTCGGGGCGCGCCCGCCGCTCGATCCTCCCGCCCCTGCGCTCAGTGAGACGGTCGTCTCGCTCGCCCGGGCGCTCGGCGCCGACGGCGGACTGCTGGCCACCGCTGACGGCCGGCCGGTCGGGGCGATGCTCTTCGCGCGGACGGGCAGCACCATGGCCCTGCGCCGCTTCGGGGTGGTGCCCGACGTCCAGCGCACCGGCGTGGCCGGCGAGCTCGTGCGGGCGGCGGAGGAGCACGCCCGCGCGCAGGGTTGCACGGCGTTGCGCGTGGTTGCCCGCGTGGAGCTGCCCGCCTCCATCGCCTTCTGGGAGCACGAGGGCTTCGTTCGTGCTGGCCGCGAGGGGCACCTGGTGCACCTGGTCAAGGTCTTCCCGCGCACGTTCGAGCTCACCACCGCCGACGACGCGACGACGTTCGGTGAACGACTCTCCGGGATGCTCCGCGCCGGCGACCTGCTCATCCTGACCGGTGAGCTCGGGGCCGGCAAGACCACCTTCACCCGCGGCATCGGGACCGGCCTGCAGGTGCGCGGGAACATCAGCTCGCCCACGTTCGTGATCGCTCGCGTGCACCCCTCGCTGGTCGACGGACCGGCCCTGGTGCACGTCGACGCCTACCGCCTGGAGTCGATCGACGACATCGACGACCTCGACCTGGAGGCCACGCTCGCCGAGTCGGTCACGGTGGTCGAGTGGGGTGCCGGGCTGGCCGAGGGGCTGGCCGACGACCGGCTCGAGATCACCCTGGTCCGCACCCTCGGTGACACCGAGGTGATCGAGGACCACGACACCCGCCAAGCGGTGGTGCAGCCCATCGGGTTGCGCTGGGCGGCGATCGACTGGGCGG
Coding sequences within:
- the tsaE gene encoding tRNA (adenosine(37)-N6)-threonylcarbamoyltransferase complex ATPase subunit type 1 TsaE, with translation MNPRQVRVVDEAAAADVHSVVRAAFGARPPLDPPAPALSETVVSLARALGADGGLLATADGRPVGAMLFARTGSTMALRRFGVVPDVQRTGVAGELVRAAEEHARAQGCTALRVVARVELPASIAFWEHEGFVRAGREGHLVHLVKVFPRTFELTTADDATTFGERLSGMLRAGDLLILTGELGAGKTTFTRGIGTGLQVRGNISSPTFVIARVHPSLVDGPALVHVDAYRLESIDDIDDLDLEATLAESVTVVEWGAGLAEGLADDRLEITLVRTLGDTEVIEDHDTRQAVVQPIGLRWAAIDWAALETQG
- a CDS encoding alpha/beta hydrolase; amino-acid sequence: MSVGRRIFRVSAGAAGLLAGAAVAGTAVQAVRRRRIIARRGAGDAIALGSLHSDPVTVVADDGVPLHVEIDEYAAPTGTHRDMESDAEQLTLVFVHGYALSLDCWHFQRAGYRELVRAVYYDQRSHGRSGRSSAKNATIEQLGEDLLQVMDQVVPEGRVVLVGHSMGGMSIVALAEAHPELFGDRIAGVALISTTAGGLKPHRILLPLMPRALGGLGGQATTRLIAALARGARVVDGVRRLGKDFAVVATDRFAFGSDVPGDYVTFVDEMLSATPFEVLAEFFPSFDALDKFAVMAAFERIPLSIICGTADKLTSVGHSRKMHTLLPNSRLVELEDAGHMVIMERHVQVNAALDELLAEAAEHERNGEP
- the alr gene encoding alanine racemase; the protein is MTSGARAEIVVDLAAIRHNVRRLREIAADSLDPGVEPPKMMTVVKADGYGHGVTEVSRAAREGGADWLGAATLEEALAVRDGGDTGPLLCWLTVPGDHWGAAIERDIDVTAYSLVELAEIEAAAERLSVAARVQLKVDTGLTRGGCPAELWPALVAECRAAELRGTLRITGIWSHLACADEPDHPANDSQEKVFLEALDVARQAGLRPEVRHLANSAATVLRPSVRFDMVRCGIATYGLDPAPGVTRDLGLVPAMTVRAPLAMVKSAPAGTSVSYGHTWTADVDTRLGLVPVGYAEGLPRVAANKVEVWLNGKRRPERGIICMDQFMIDLGDDEAHEGDLVEIFGTGHDGAPTALDWARAAGTINYEVVTRIGGRLHRVHVDSERGRG